The Vanessa atalanta chromosome 2, ilVanAtal1.2, whole genome shotgun sequence genome has a segment encoding these proteins:
- the LOC125068997 gene encoding uncharacterized protein LOC125068997, which translates to MPKRSAEEDIKEFKELNVKRMTSRSDSQINLDVDQEPETVLRSELLEALGGTSKVTRKIHSSLAELWPPILTNGLPIATKEILLKQFTIPDNCILLKAPTLNLELTAVLEESAKNRDKSIQSEQDQLGLGITAINQALTLLLNSDGDVQVVKILSDGCRILTDLHYVQTQVRKQHINRVLNKPFLADIQTRDETLFGKDLPKRIKASKAIKRQLLQINDTMTPSTSSAPIQSAGLRNRYQDNSPSRLQSVNTVLAPGDFDNKQETCRTASTRQQTTTSSEELNRGSYDTLNSLEIASNDQVKLCVDKLLVVRKAEPRATASKYSYTWNPQILFDFIASKPNRELSLKNITKKLVTLLALSTAYTAQTLSLIEINNIIMTPSGIQIDIREVIKNSAANCEQPVLHLAYFKENNAICPATLLIDYISVTSTVRPTSINKLLLTHQRPHKPPTYETINTWIKEVFHKSGIDLKKQRFSLDLLRETAVWSNQSPSLAKFYKLYIYEKTTMPSLLSYPNNL; encoded by the exons ATGCCTAAACGAAGTGCTGAAGAAGATATAAAAGAATTCAAAGAGTTGAATGTTAAGCGAATGACCAGTCGGTCGGATTCCCAAATAAACCtag ACGTAGATCAAGAGCCAGAGACCGTACTCAGATCTGAGTTACTCGAGGCTTTGGGTGGTACTTCTAAAGTGACGAGGAAGATTCATAGTTCGTTAGCGGAACTTTGGCCTCCGATCCTTACAAACGGCTTACCAATTGCaacaaaagaaatacttttaaaacaatttaccattcctgataattgtattttgttgaaGGCACCAACTTTGAACTTAGAGCTTACAGCGGTACTTGAGGAGAGTGCAAAAAATCGAGACAAGAGTATTCAATCTGAACAAGATCAACTAGGTCTGGGTATAACCGCAATTAACCAGGCGTTGACATTACTTTTGAATAGTGACGGAGATGTTCaagtagtaaaaatattatcagacGGATGCAGAATCCTCACTGATCTCCATTATGTTCAAACACAAGTGAGAAAACAACATATAAATCGGGTGCTCAACAAACCTTTTCTTGCTGATATACAAACTCGAGACGAGACTTTATTTGGTAAGGACTTACCCAAAAGAATAAAAGCTTCCAAGGCGATCAAAAGACAGTTGCTTCAGATTAATGACACTATGACACCATCCACATCCAGTGCTCCTATTCAGTCAGCAGGGCTTCGTAATCGCTACCAGGACAACTCCCCTTCCCGCTTGCAATCAGTGAACACAGTCCTCGCGCCCGGCGATTTCGACAACAAGCAAGAGACGTGCCGTACCGCCTCAACTAGACAG CAAACGACAACTTCATCAGAAGAACTCAACCGTGGTAGCTACGATACTCTCAACTCTCTGGAAATAGCTTCTAACGATCAAGTAAAATTGTGTGTAGATAAGTTACTTGTTGTTAGAAAAGCCGAACCAAGGGCCACAGCATCTAAATATTCTTACACGTGGAACCCACAAattctatttgattttattgcaaGTAAACCAAATAGAGAACTTTCTCTTAAAAATATCACGAAAAAGTTAGTGACACTACTTGCTCTGTCTACTGCATACACAGCTCAAACATTATCTCTTAtcgaaattaataacattataatgacACCTTCTGGCATCCAAATTGATATAAGAGAGGTAATAAAAAATTCTGCAGCAAACTGCGAACAGCCGGTATTGCATTTAGCCTACTTCAAAGAAAATAATGCTATTTGTCCTGCGACACTATTAATAGATTACATAAGTGTGACTTCAACTGTCAGGCCTACATCAAttaacaagcttttattaacACATCAACGACCTCACAAACCACCAACATATGAAACCATTAACACTTGGATCAAAGAAGTGTTCCATAAGAGTGGCATAGACTTAAAGAAACAACGATTTTCACTGGACCTATTAAGAGAGACAGCTGTTTGGTCTAACCAATCACCGTCATTAgcgaagttttataaattatatatatatgaaaaaacaaCTATGCCAAGTCTGTTGTCTTACCCAAATAATCTGTGA
- the LOC125071586 gene encoding ATP-dependent DNA helicase pif1-like: MSHRAHVEAVDRTLKDLRNSDVVMGGATFVFAGDFRQTLPVITKGTRADIVTACLKSSYLWSSVKILSLRTNMRAHLSDNYDADFPYQLRKLGEGKINCSNNNDTSDYIKLDNRLGHILDRLEDLIDAIYPDLENLLDRDYNWLSSRAILSPRNDTVDEINELILEKIPGQVKHYRSIDTVCNSEDIVHFSQEFLNSLNPSGLPPHDLVLKVGIPIMLLRNLSPPTMCNGTRLLIKELRENIIVATILTGSAIGQLTYIPRISIISTELPIPFERLQYPVKISFALTINKAQGQTFSLVGIDLRKQCFSHGQLYVSLSRVGSSERQYILLPDNNTTSNIVYQEVLSS, from the coding sequence ATGAGTCATAGAGCTCATGTTGAGGCAGTAGACCGAACGCTTAAAGATCTTAGAAACTCAGATGTTGTTATGGGTGGTGCTACTTTTGTTTTTGCGGGCGATTTTCGGCAAACACTACCTGTAATAACAAAAGGAACACGCGCCGATATCGTCACGGCATGCTTAAAATCATCTTACTTATGGAGTTCCGTGAAAATTCTCAGTCTACGAACCAACATGAGAGCCCATTTGAGCGACAACTACGATGCCGACTTTCCGTATCAACTACGAAAACTTGGAGAAGGAAAAATTAACTGTTCTAACAACAACGATACTAGCGATTACATTAAACTCGACAATAGATTAGGTCACATATTAGATAGGTTAGAAGATCTGATAGACGCAATATATCCCGATCTTGAAAATTTATTGGATAGAGATTATAATTGGCTTTCTTCTAGGGCAATATTATCACCCAGAAACGATACGGTTGATGAGATAAATGAACTAATTTTAGAGAAAATTCCCGGTCAAGTCAAACACTATAGGTCTATTGACACGGTGTGTAATAGTGAGGATATAGTGCACTTTTCTCAAGAATTTTTAAACTCTTTGAATCCGTCTGGTTTACCTCCTCACGACCTCGTGTTAAAAGTTGGTATTCCTATAATGCTATTAAGAAACTTGAGCCCTCCCACAATGTGTAATGGTACAAGGCTGCTTATAAAAGAGTTGCGGGAGAATATAATAGTGGCGACCATTCTCACAGGGTCCGCAATAGGACAACTGACTTATATTCCGCGGATATCCATTATTTCGACGGAATTACCCATACCGTTTGAAAGACTACAATATCCCGTCAAGATCTCCTTTGCCCTCACTATTAATAAGGCCCAGGGTCAAACATTCTCTCTGGTAGGCATTGATCTGAGAAAGCAGTGTTTTTCCCATGGGCAGTTATATGTTAGCTTATCTCGGGTTGGAAGTTCTGAGAGACAGTATATTTTGTTACCAGATAATAATACTACATCTAATATAGTATACCAAGAAGTTTTAAGCAGTTag
- the LOC125069008 gene encoding uncharacterized protein LOC125069008: MPKRKSQLSKHTSKTRAAIVRRKRETSSEHAQRLAREREYRLQARARESSTERSQRLADHRQNMSKIRDRESSAEHSQRLASQRAITSARRARETSTERSQRLEKHRQKMAEIRARESSTERSQRLIAASQRQRTSRIRNRSAPHSYRSAFNYDPNNDYAMQSTVTIGAMSKICRKCSAKKWSDEPNGMCCAAGKVMLPDIEEPPLPLKSLLTSDHPYSTHFLKNIRKYNTLFQMTSFGAKEIREGNFMPTFKIEGQIYHLIGSLLSTKGQSPKFLQTYFISDADQLSLRSNMNPTLKTDLINDLQTMLNSHNEYIRSFKYNLESASFLDNFKLIIYADRTPQKQHQERYDSPTTNEVAVLLVDEDKGPRDIILHSKDDQLKRVSELHRAYDPLQYPLMFVKGEDGYYLTIQQQGSTQNKTVSCRQFYAYRLMVKDNRFNTLHHYRDLLSQYCVDMMAKMISERLNFISRNQQKLRAEDYIHLRDALNRDANVNAANIGQHIILPSSFTGSSRYMHEKIQDAMTYVRNYGRPDLFVTFTCNPEWEEIKQELFSGQRPFDRHDIIARVFRLKMKKLIKLCTKEEIFGTVKCHIASVEWQKRGLPHCHMLFWLENKIQPDEIDKIIVAELPNKDDDPALFDIVTKHMVHGPCGEQNLTLPCMKNGICSQKYPRAFVTVTQTGEDGYPVYRRRNLDKGGQVATISIRNRTVTIDNTWIVPYSPILCRTFNAHINVEYCSSVEAITYICKYMKKGSDQTTFGVRNAHDEVENYLNGRYISTSEAVWRLLEFPIHDRYPTVLQLAIHLENGQRVYFSPDNVHGVVENPPKTTLTAYFDLCNSDSFAKTLLYHEVIHYYTWASNKFTRRKRGEDVTGHQGIRKDTALGRVYSVHPSQSECFYLRVLLHHVRGPTSFQDLKTVNGVVKETYQAACRERDLIENDNQWEKTLKEALTFQCASASKLRELFVVILLFCHPSQPHKLWENFKNHLCDDIRIRQQNQDSTLRYNYDVYNEGLILIENKLLEHNEKTLSDFGLPSPTRTHNNASDVILSRSYDNNALSLFVNENLAKLVRDQRQAFDVIIDSALNNRGKIFFLDAPGGTGKTFLANLILAKHIPPLSYH; encoded by the exons ATGCCTAAAAGAAAATCTCAACTATCTAAACACACATCGAAGACAAGAGCGGCTATTGTACGCCGAAAAAGAGAAACTTCCTCTGAGCATGCACAGCGCCTTGCAAGAGAAAGGGAATACAGATTGCAAGCGCGTGCTAGAGAGTCTAGCACTGAAAGGTCTCAGCGACTGGCTGATCATAGACAGAATATGTCAAAAATACGTGATAGGGAGTCTAGCGCCGAACATTCGCAGCGGCTTGCCAGCCAAAGAGCAATTACCTCTGCAAGACGTGCAAGGGAGACTAGCACCGAAAGGTCTCAGCGACTGGAGAAGCATAGGCAGAAAATGGCAGAAATACGTGCTAGGGAGTCTAGCACCGAACGTTCGCAGAGGCTTATTGCGGCGTCACAGAGACAGCGAACATCCAGAATACGCAATCGAAGTGCACCTCACAGTTATAGATCAGCTTTCAATTATGATCCCAACAACGATTATGCTATGCAGAGCACAGTAACAATTGGAGCCATGAGTAAAATCTGTCGTAAGTGTTCTGCAAAAAAATGGAGCGATGAACCAAATGGTATGTGTTGTGCTGCAGGTAAAGTGATGTTGCCTGATATTGAAGAGCCGCCACTTCCTCTAAAAAGTCTCTTGACAAGTGATCATCCGTATTCTAcgcattttttaaagaatatacgtaaatataatacaCTGTTTCAAATGACGTCCTTCGGTGCCAAAGAAATTCGCGAAGGAAACTTTATGCCTACTTTTAAAATAGAGGGTcagatttatcatttaattggtAGTCTTCTTTCTACAAAAGGTCAAAGCCCGAAATTTTtacagacatattttatttccgaTGCGGACCAACTTTCTTTGCGATCTAACATGAATCCCACTTTAAAAACCGATTTGATCAATGATTTACAGACCATGTTAAATAGCCATAACGAATATATACGCAGTTTCAAATACAATTTAGAAAGCGCATCGTTCTTGGACaacttcaaattaataatttatgccGATCGCACTCCACAAAAGCAACATCAAGAAAGATACGACTCCCCTACAACAAACGAAGTCGCCGTATTGTTAGTAGACGAAGACAAAGGACCCCGAGATATAATACTACATAGTAAAGATGACCAGCTAAAAAGAGTGTCTGAATTGCATCGCGCTTACGATCCCTTGCAGTATCCGTTGATGTTTGTGAAAGGAGAAGATGGCTATTATCTGACTATACAGCAACAAGGTTCAACACAAAACAAAACAGTTTCCTGTAGGCAGTTCTATGCATACAGACTAATGGTCAAAGATAACCGTTTCAATACTTTACATCATTATCGAGATTTACTCAGTCAATACTGCGTTGACATGATGGCTAAAATGATATCAGAAAGGTTGAATTTTATATCCAGAAACCAACAAAAGTTAAGAGCTGaagattatatacatttaagagATGCTTTAAATAGGGATGCTAATGTAAATGCTGCAAATATTGGCCAACACATTATCTTGCCCTCATCTTTCACGGGCTCGTCGCGATACATGCATGAAAAAATACAAGACGCTATGACATACGTACGAAATTACGGAAGGCCTGACTTATTTGTTACCTTCACTTGCAATCCCGAGTGGGAAGAAATAAAGCAAGAACTTTTTTCTGGGCAGCGACCTTTCGACCGACATGACATTATAGCAAGGGTCTTTCGTTTAAAAATGAAGAAGCTTATTAAGCTATGTACAAAAGAAGAAATTTTCGGAACAGTCAAGTGTCATATTGCCAGTGTGGAGTGGCAAAAACGTGGTTTACCACACTGTCACATGTTGTTTTGgctagaaaataaaatacaacctGACGAAATTGACAAGATTATAGTAGCTGAGCTACCCAATAAAGATGATGATCCGGCATTGTTTGACATTGTGACCAAACACATGGTACACGGACCATGTGGGGAGCAAAATCTTACATTACCGTGTATGAAAAATGGCATATGTTCACAAAAATATCCACGCGCTTTTGTCACTGTTACCCAAACTGGAGAAGATGGATATCCTGTTTATCGGCGCCGAAATCTTGATAAAGGCGGTCAGGTAGCTACTATCAGTATTCGTAATCGGACTGTTACTATAGACAACACATGGATCGTCCCGTACTCTCCAATTCTCTGTCGAACTTTTAACGCCCACATAAACGTGGAATACTGCAGTTCTGTTGAAGCTATAACATACATTTGTAAGTATATGAAAAAAGGGTCGGATCAAACAACTTTTGGCGTAAGAAATGCTCATGATGaagttgaaaattatttaaatggacGGTACATAAGTACATCGGAAGCGGTATGGAGATTGTTGGAATTTCCTATACATGACAGATACCCTACTGTATTGCAGTTAGCCATACATTTAGAAAACGGCCAAAGAGTATATTTTTCACCGGACAATGTGCACGGAGTAGTGGAAAACCCACCAAAAACAACACTAACCGCATACTTTGATTTGTGCAATTCCGATAGCTTCGCAAAAACTTTACTTTATCACGAAGTCATCCACTATTATACCTGGGCTTCTAATAAATTTACCCGAAGAAAACGCGGAGAAGATGTCACTGGGCATCAAGGAATAAGAAAAGATACTGCTTTGGGAAGAGTATACAGTGTACATCCTTCTCAGTCAGAGTGTTTCTATCTTAGAGTTTTGCTTCACCACGTACGTGGTCCCACCTCATTCCAGGACTTAAAAACTGTAAATGGAGTTGTCAAAGAAACATACCAAGCTGCTTGTCGTGAGAGAGATTTGATAGAAAACGATAACCAATGGGAAAAAACTTTGAAAGAAGCTTTAACTTTTCAATGTGCTTCAGCTTCAAAGTTGAGGGAGTTGTTTgtagtgatattattattttgtcaccCATCTCAACCACACAAATTGTGGGAAAACTTCAAAAACCATTTATGTGACGACATAAGAATACGACAGCAAAATCAGGACTCTACTTTACGCTATAATTATGACGTCTACAATGAAGGTCTAATactaatagaaaataaactCTTAGAACATAATGAGAAAACCTTAAGTGATTTTGGTTTACCTTCTCCAACTCGGACACATAACAATGCATCGGATGTAATATTATCACGTTCGTACGACAACAATGCGTTGTCACTTTTTGTTAATGAGAATTTAGCGAAATTAGTTAGAGATCAAAGACAAGCTTTTGATGTAATTATTGACAGTGCGCTCAACAACAggggtaaaatattttttctggaCGCCCCAGGAGGCACTGGAAAAACGTTCCTCGCAAATTTGATATTGGCAAAA CACATTCCACCTTTAAGTTACCACTAA